From one Felis catus isolate Fca126 chromosome E2, F.catus_Fca126_mat1.0, whole genome shotgun sequence genomic stretch:
- the KIAA0513 gene encoding uncharacterized protein KIAA0513 homolog isoform X2, with the protein MEAPEVPVGALLDFGTEPAAPSPLEALPPKLQDGDSSQGDGASESETTESADSENDMGELPSHPSWDQYRRSSSNESFSSNQSAESAEDEETQELREFMRGYVDKIFSGGEDLDQEEKAKFGEYCSSENGKGREWFARYVSAQRCNSKCVSEATFYRLVQSFAVVLFECHQMDDFGPAKNLMTMCFTYYHVGKPQLLPPESKEKPAGSIDSYLKSANSWLAEKKDIAERLLKNTSAKTENVKGFFGGLETKLKGPLVRKPEEEESKPKEKPHKTVTVCSPEEERKGEKIYLYTHLKQQPIWHTLRFWNAAFFDAVHCERRKRSPTTREKWCHMTQEERNDSLRFNENITFGQLGTFTHNMLAFGLSQKLCSDFLKKQAVIGNLDEEQYKLLSDHIEQMTAE; encoded by the exons ATGGAGGCCCCGGAGGTGCCCGTGGGTGCGCTGCTTGACTTCGGGACTGAGCCAGCCGCGCCCTCGCCCCTGGAGGCGTTGCCTCCGAAGCTGCAGGATGGGGACAGCTCGCAGGGCGACGGGGCTTCGGAGAGCGAGACCACGGAGTCCGCGGACAGCGAGAATGACATGGGCGAGTTGCCCTCACACCCGTCCTGGGACCAGTACCGCCGCTCCTCCTCCAACGAGTCCTTCTCTTCCAACCAGAGCGCCGAGTCGGCCGAGGACGAGGAGACCCAGGAGCTCCGGGAATTCATGCGCGGCTACGTGGACAAGATCTTCTCTGGAGG GGAGGACTTGGACCAGGAGGAGAAAGCCAAGTTTGGGGAGTACTGTAGCAGTGAGAACGGAAAAGGCCGGGAGTGGTTTGCTCGATACGTGAGCGCCCAG CGCTGCAATTCCAAGTGCGTCTCAGAGGCGACCTTCTACCGCCTGGTGCAGTCTTTCGCCGTCGTCCTGTTCGA GTGCCACCAGATGGACGACTTCGGGCCTGCCAAGAACCTCATGACCATGTGCTTCACCTACTACCACGTCG GCAAGCCGCAGCTGCTGCCCCCCGAGTCCAAGGAGAAACCCGCGGGGAGCATCGACTCCTACCTCAAGTCCGCCAACAGCTGGCTGGCAGAGAAGAAGGACATCGCCGAGCGGCTGCTGAAGAACACGTCTGCCAAGACGGAGAACGTCAAGGGCTTCTTCGGGGGGCTGGAGACCAAGCTGAAGGGACCCCTGGTCAGGAAACCAGA ggaggaggagagcaagCCCAAGGAGAAGCCGCACAAGACCG TGACCGTGTGCAGCccggaggaagagaggaagggggaaaagatcTATCTGTACACGCACCTGAAGCAGCAGCCCATCTG GCACACGCTGAGGTTCTGGAACGCGGCTTTCTTTGACGCTGTGCACTGTGAGAGGAGAAAACGGTCTCCCACCACCAG GGAGAAGTGGTGCCACATGACCCAGGAGGAGAGAAACGACAGCCTGCGCTTCAACGAGAACATCACCTTCGGGCAGCTGGG CACGTTCACTCACAACATGCTGGCGTTCGGACTGAGCCAAAAGCTGTGCAGCGACTTCCTGAAGAAGCAGGCGGTGATCGGCAATCTGGACGAGG AGCAGTACAAGCTGCTGAGCGACCACATCGAGCAGATGACCGCTGAGTAG
- the KIAA0513 gene encoding uncharacterized protein KIAA0513 homolog isoform X1, with protein sequence MEAPEVPVGALLDFGTEPAAPSPLEALPPKLQDGDSSQGDGASESETTESADSENDMGELPSHPSWDQYRRSSSNESFSSNQSAESAEDEETQELREFMRGYVDKIFSGGEDLDQEEKAKFGEYCSSENGKGREWFARYVSAQRCNSKCVSEATFYRLVQSFAVVLFECHQMDDFGPAKNLMTMCFTYYHVGKPQLLPPESKEKPAGSIDSYLKSANSWLAEKKDIAERLLKNTSAKTENVKGFFGGLETKLKGPLVRKPEEEESKPKEKPHKTVTVCSPEEERKGEKIYLYTHLKQQPIWHTLRFWNAAFFDAVHCERRKRSPTTRGDAGEEEKKREKWCHMTQEERNDSLRFNENITFGQLGTFTHNMLAFGLSQKLCSDFLKKQAVIGNLDEEQYKLLSDHIEQMTAE encoded by the exons ATGGAGGCCCCGGAGGTGCCCGTGGGTGCGCTGCTTGACTTCGGGACTGAGCCAGCCGCGCCCTCGCCCCTGGAGGCGTTGCCTCCGAAGCTGCAGGATGGGGACAGCTCGCAGGGCGACGGGGCTTCGGAGAGCGAGACCACGGAGTCCGCGGACAGCGAGAATGACATGGGCGAGTTGCCCTCACACCCGTCCTGGGACCAGTACCGCCGCTCCTCCTCCAACGAGTCCTTCTCTTCCAACCAGAGCGCCGAGTCGGCCGAGGACGAGGAGACCCAGGAGCTCCGGGAATTCATGCGCGGCTACGTGGACAAGATCTTCTCTGGAGG GGAGGACTTGGACCAGGAGGAGAAAGCCAAGTTTGGGGAGTACTGTAGCAGTGAGAACGGAAAAGGCCGGGAGTGGTTTGCTCGATACGTGAGCGCCCAG CGCTGCAATTCCAAGTGCGTCTCAGAGGCGACCTTCTACCGCCTGGTGCAGTCTTTCGCCGTCGTCCTGTTCGA GTGCCACCAGATGGACGACTTCGGGCCTGCCAAGAACCTCATGACCATGTGCTTCACCTACTACCACGTCG GCAAGCCGCAGCTGCTGCCCCCCGAGTCCAAGGAGAAACCCGCGGGGAGCATCGACTCCTACCTCAAGTCCGCCAACAGCTGGCTGGCAGAGAAGAAGGACATCGCCGAGCGGCTGCTGAAGAACACGTCTGCCAAGACGGAGAACGTCAAGGGCTTCTTCGGGGGGCTGGAGACCAAGCTGAAGGGACCCCTGGTCAGGAAACCAGA ggaggaggagagcaagCCCAAGGAGAAGCCGCACAAGACCG TGACCGTGTGCAGCccggaggaagagaggaagggggaaaagatcTATCTGTACACGCACCTGAAGCAGCAGCCCATCTG GCACACGCTGAGGTTCTGGAACGCGGCTTTCTTTGACGCTGTGCACTGTGAGAGGAGAAAACGGTCTCCCACCACCAG AGGggatgctggagaggaggagaagaagag GGAGAAGTGGTGCCACATGACCCAGGAGGAGAGAAACGACAGCCTGCGCTTCAACGAGAACATCACCTTCGGGCAGCTGGG CACGTTCACTCACAACATGCTGGCGTTCGGACTGAGCCAAAAGCTGTGCAGCGACTTCCTGAAGAAGCAGGCGGTGATCGGCAATCTGGACGAGG AGCAGTACAAGCTGCTGAGCGACCACATCGAGCAGATGACCGCTGAGTAG
- the KIAA0513 gene encoding uncharacterized protein KIAA0513 homolog isoform X3: protein MEAPEVPVGALLDFGTEPAAPSPLEALPPKLQDGDSSQGDGASESETTESADSENDMGELPSHPSWDQYRRSSSNESFSSNQSAESAEDEETQELREFMRGYVDKIFSGGEDLDQEEKAKFGEYCSSENGKGREWFARYVSAQRCNSKCVSEATFYRLVQSFAVVLFECHQMDDFGPAKNLMTMCFTYYHVGKPQLLPPESKEKPAGSIDSYLKSANSWLAEKKDIAERLLKNTSAKTENVKGFFGGLETKLKGPLVRKPEEEESKPKEKPHKTVTVCSPEEERKGEKIYLYTHLKQQPIW from the exons ATGGAGGCCCCGGAGGTGCCCGTGGGTGCGCTGCTTGACTTCGGGACTGAGCCAGCCGCGCCCTCGCCCCTGGAGGCGTTGCCTCCGAAGCTGCAGGATGGGGACAGCTCGCAGGGCGACGGGGCTTCGGAGAGCGAGACCACGGAGTCCGCGGACAGCGAGAATGACATGGGCGAGTTGCCCTCACACCCGTCCTGGGACCAGTACCGCCGCTCCTCCTCCAACGAGTCCTTCTCTTCCAACCAGAGCGCCGAGTCGGCCGAGGACGAGGAGACCCAGGAGCTCCGGGAATTCATGCGCGGCTACGTGGACAAGATCTTCTCTGGAGG GGAGGACTTGGACCAGGAGGAGAAAGCCAAGTTTGGGGAGTACTGTAGCAGTGAGAACGGAAAAGGCCGGGAGTGGTTTGCTCGATACGTGAGCGCCCAG CGCTGCAATTCCAAGTGCGTCTCAGAGGCGACCTTCTACCGCCTGGTGCAGTCTTTCGCCGTCGTCCTGTTCGA GTGCCACCAGATGGACGACTTCGGGCCTGCCAAGAACCTCATGACCATGTGCTTCACCTACTACCACGTCG GCAAGCCGCAGCTGCTGCCCCCCGAGTCCAAGGAGAAACCCGCGGGGAGCATCGACTCCTACCTCAAGTCCGCCAACAGCTGGCTGGCAGAGAAGAAGGACATCGCCGAGCGGCTGCTGAAGAACACGTCTGCCAAGACGGAGAACGTCAAGGGCTTCTTCGGGGGGCTGGAGACCAAGCTGAAGGGACCCCTGGTCAGGAAACCAGA ggaggaggagagcaagCCCAAGGAGAAGCCGCACAAGACCG TGACCGTGTGCAGCccggaggaagagaggaagggggaaaagatcTATCTGTACACGCACCTGAAGCAGCAGCCCATCTGGTAA